The genomic region CCTTCCAGCATCGCTGGCGTAGTCAAAGGCCGCTACTCGTTGCCGAACGGGCCATGGCTCTCAACGGATGGCCGGGCGCGGATCTGGTCCGGCACCGTCGATGCGAACTGTTATTTTGAGTATGCCCAGTCCGGGTTTTTCCTCATCGAAGCTGGTTTCATTGTCGTGTACAGGTTCAACGGCGATTATGAGGAGCTCGGCAGCGATGCGACCTTCGCCTCGCACGAGGGCGGCTCGGAATACGGTGGAGAGGTCTACCACAGCCTCGACGCGCTCCGATCTGGTGACCCGGCAGCGTATGCGGTTGTGAGATCGTATCTGGATACCGGTAACTGCACGGAAGGTTGGGTCATTGTCATCGACGGAGTGCGAGTATGCTGACACTCGCGGCTTGCTTCGCATGCGTCGTGGCGCTGGACACGACTCCCAGGCCAGCGCTGCGGATCTCGCCCACTGACCCGAAAGAGGACACGGCCACCGTGGCGGATACGCTGCCTTCCGGGAATCGATTCAGCCTCCCGTTTACGCGAGAGGAGTTCAAGCGTTCGCTACAGTTCATGATGACCGCGGATGAGGCCGAGGTTCGCACCCGCATCCTGTATGAGCCTGACCGCGAAGCGATCGGGATCTGGATCGCAGACCTGAACCTCCTCCTGCTCGCTGCGCTCAGCGACGACGTGGCACAGCGGGTAATCGCGTATCGTCCTGAACTGCGAGACGCTGTGCTGCGGGTGAGAGAGAATCCAGAGGCGTTTACAGCGGCTTTCCGAAGAAACCCGCCATCGCCGTAAATCGGAGGCATATGGCCGCACCGTCACCTGGCGCTCCAGATCGAAAAACAGACAGGGTCACGCAGAGTCAGCAGGGTCAGCAGAGAACCGCTTCAGTTTCTCTGCTGACCCTGCTGACTCTGCGTGAGCCGAATTCTCTTACGTACTTATCCCACCACGCCGGGGACGTGGACCACGGCGGGGCCGGAGGTGTGATGCGCGCCGCCGTTGATCCGCAGCACCAGCGTGGCCGTGCCGTTGGGCCGCAGCTCGTCGACGCCGGTGGACACGTTCGCGCGCACGTCCATCCCCCGCTCCACCGACACCTCGAACGCCGTGGCCGGATCCAGCAGCCAGTCGCGCACCTGGGCGCAGAGGGCGTCGGCGGCCAGCCGCCGCTGCTCGGGCGATAGCGCACTGGGATCGATCATCGCGGTTGCCTCCGGGCTGCGGCTCCCTCTCCACCCTCTCCGCCCCGCACCACCGCAAGCTCCGTTCGCGCCCACCGCCGGGTGACGCGCCAATGGGCAGAAGTGCCCATGCGTCCGCCTCCCCGACGGGGCATCGTGGAGGGCCGCGCACTCGCGCGGCTGCCCGCGCGCGCCCATCTCCCGCGGCGCGCTGGATCCCGCCCCTTCGATCGCGACAGGCCTCCTCATGCTGCACACCTTCATCGCGCTCACGCTGGCCGCTTCGGTGCCGGCGCCGCCGTCCCGCATCCCCATCTCCCATCATCCCGTACTCGACACCACCGACACGCGGCCGGGGGTGGCGGTGCTGCCGTTCTTCAACGGCGGCTCACTCGGCGGGAGGACGCAGGAGGACCTGTCGGCGCTGGAGGTGGGGGTGCAGCAGATGCTGATGACCGAGCTGGAGCAGAACTCGGCGCTGCGCATCGTGGACCGCGCCGTGCTGCGGCAGATCCTGGAGGAGCAGAACCTGGCCACCGCCGGCCGCGTGGATGCGGCCACGGCCGCGCGGGTGGGGAGGCTGGTAGGCGCGCGCTACGTGATCAAGGGCTCGTTCATGAACCTGGACGGCCAGTTCCGGCTGGACGGTCACGTGGTGGACACGGAGACGAGCGAGCTGGTGAAGGCGCAGCAGGTGTACGGCCGCCGGCGCGACCTCTTCCATCTGCTGGTGGACCTGGCGGGGATGATCACGCGCGACGTGCGCCTCCCGCCGCTGCCGCGCGACGTCGCCACCGCGCGGGCGCGGCTCTACGTGCCCAACGAGGCCGCGCTGAAGTACTCGCAGGCGCTGCGGCTGGCGGAGAGCGGCCGCAACCGCGAGGCGATGGAGCTCTATCGCGAGATCGTGCGGCGCTTCCCGGACTACACGCCGGCGGGCGTCAGGCTGCAGCAGTTGGAGAGCGCCGCGCGGTGATCCAGGATCTCCGGATCAACTGTGCATCAGAAGAAGGAGTGTCATTCCGAAGGCGCTGCGCCGTCCTGTGCTCCATGCCGTATTCGTGGCGCCTGAGGAATCTGTGGCATGCGTCCGAGCGAAAGGCGGCCTTTCGCTCGGACGCATGCCACAGATTCCTCGGGCGCCGCCCGGCATCAGCGCGGTTGAAGGTTCGGAGCAGCGGCGCCACTGAATAGAAAATAAATCGCCGAAGCCGTTGCGGTGCAGGCGATTATAATTTTCATCCTCCGTGGTCGCGCGCAGCGCGGTGTATGACTCGGAATGACATCCGATCAGAATGCACGATCAATGGGTGGCAGCCGGTATGGTACCAGGCGCGGGGTGAAGGA from Longimicrobium sp. harbors:
- a CDS encoding CsgG/HfaB family protein; this encodes MLHTFIALTLAASVPAPPSRIPISHHPVLDTTDTRPGVAVLPFFNGGSLGGRTQEDLSALEVGVQQMLMTELEQNSALRIVDRAVLRQILEEQNLATAGRVDAATAARVGRLVGARYVIKGSFMNLDGQFRLDGHVVDTETSELVKAQQVYGRRRDLFHLLVDLAGMITRDVRLPPLPRDVATARARLYVPNEAALKYSQALRLAESGRNREAMELYREIVRRFPDYTPAGVRLQQLESAAR